One window of the Anas acuta chromosome 12, bAnaAcu1.1, whole genome shotgun sequence genome contains the following:
- the ST8SIA2 gene encoding alpha-2,8-sialyltransferase 8B isoform X1, producing MPLPCRGWTLALLTLLVGFLIFADISEIEEEEGSGSSGGRGTIRSAVNSLHSKSNRAEVVINDSSSPAVVDRSNESIKHDIKPASSKWRHNQTLSLKIRKQILKFLDAEKDISVLKGTLKPGDIIHYVFDRDSTMNVSQNLYELLPRTSPLKGKQFPSCAIVGNSGVLLSSGCGPEIDAHSFVIRCNLAPVQEYSQDVGMKTDLVTMNPSVIQRAFEDLVNETWREKLLQRLHSLNGSILWIPAFMAKGGKERVEWVNELILKHRINVRTAYPSLRLLHAVRGYWLTNKVHIKRPTTGLLMYTLATRFCNRIHLYGFWPFPLDQNQHPVKYHYYDSLKYGYTSQASPHTMPLEFKALKTLHQQGALKLTVGECDGATT from the exons ATGCCGCTGCCGTGCCGGGGCTGGACGCTGGCTTTGCTCACGCTGCTGGTCGGCTTCCTCATCTTCGCCGACATCTCCGAGatcgaggaggaggagggcagcgg GAGTTCTGGAGGCAGAGGTACAATCAGATCAGCTGTGAACAGCTTACATAGCAAATCTAATAG agCTGAAGTAGTAATAAATGACTCTTCGTCTCCAGCTGTTGTTGACAGAAGTAATGAAAGCATTAAGCACGACATTAAACCAGCCTCATCCAAATGGAGACACAACCAGACACTCTCTTTGAAGATCAG GAAACAGATCTTGAAGTTCCTGGATGCAGAGAAGGACATTTCGGTGCTGAAGGGGACGCTGAAGCCGGGGGACATCATCCACTACGTCTTTGACAGGGACAGCACCATGAACGTCTCTCAGAACCTGTACGAGCTGCTGCCCCGCACCTCGCCCCTCAAGGGCAAGCAGTTCCCCTCCTGCGCCATCGTGGGCAACTCGGGGGTCCTGCTCAGCAGTGGCTGCGGCCCCGAGATCGATGCACACAGCTTTGTGATCAG GTGCAACCTGGCCCCCGTCCAGGAGTACTCGCAGGACGTGGGCATGAAGACAGACCTGGTGACCATGAACCCGTCGGTCATCCAGCGAGCCTTCGAGGACCTGGTGAACGAGACGTGGCgggagaagctgctgcagcGCCTGCACAGCCTCAACGGCAGCATCCTGTGGATCCCGGCGTTCATGGCCAAGGGGGGCAAGGAACGCGTGGAGTGGGTGAACGAGCTCATCCTGAAGCACCGCATCAACGTCAGGACTGCCTACCCCTCGCTGCGCCTGCTGCACGCTGTCCGAGG GTACTGGCTGACCAACAAGGTGCACATCAAGCGACCCACCACCGGCCTCCTCATGTACACCCTGGCCACTCGCTTCTGCAACCGCATCCACCTCTACGGCTTCTGGCCCTTCCCCCTGGACCAGAACCAGCACCCGGTCAAGTACCACTACTACGACAGCCTCAAGTACGGCTACACCTCGCAGGCCAGCCCCCACACCATGCCCTTGGAGTTCAAAGCCTTAAAGACTCTGCACCAGCAGGGAGCCTTGAAGCTGACTGTGGGGGAGTGTGATGGGGCCACCACGTAG
- the ST8SIA2 gene encoding alpha-2,8-sialyltransferase 8B isoform X2, giving the protein MPLPCRGWTLALLTLLVGFLIFADISEIEEEEGSGAEVVINDSSSPAVVDRSNESIKHDIKPASSKWRHNQTLSLKIRKQILKFLDAEKDISVLKGTLKPGDIIHYVFDRDSTMNVSQNLYELLPRTSPLKGKQFPSCAIVGNSGVLLSSGCGPEIDAHSFVIRCNLAPVQEYSQDVGMKTDLVTMNPSVIQRAFEDLVNETWREKLLQRLHSLNGSILWIPAFMAKGGKERVEWVNELILKHRINVRTAYPSLRLLHAVRGYWLTNKVHIKRPTTGLLMYTLATRFCNRIHLYGFWPFPLDQNQHPVKYHYYDSLKYGYTSQASPHTMPLEFKALKTLHQQGALKLTVGECDGATT; this is encoded by the exons ATGCCGCTGCCGTGCCGGGGCTGGACGCTGGCTTTGCTCACGCTGCTGGTCGGCTTCCTCATCTTCGCCGACATCTCCGAGatcgaggaggaggagggcagcgg agCTGAAGTAGTAATAAATGACTCTTCGTCTCCAGCTGTTGTTGACAGAAGTAATGAAAGCATTAAGCACGACATTAAACCAGCCTCATCCAAATGGAGACACAACCAGACACTCTCTTTGAAGATCAG GAAACAGATCTTGAAGTTCCTGGATGCAGAGAAGGACATTTCGGTGCTGAAGGGGACGCTGAAGCCGGGGGACATCATCCACTACGTCTTTGACAGGGACAGCACCATGAACGTCTCTCAGAACCTGTACGAGCTGCTGCCCCGCACCTCGCCCCTCAAGGGCAAGCAGTTCCCCTCCTGCGCCATCGTGGGCAACTCGGGGGTCCTGCTCAGCAGTGGCTGCGGCCCCGAGATCGATGCACACAGCTTTGTGATCAG GTGCAACCTGGCCCCCGTCCAGGAGTACTCGCAGGACGTGGGCATGAAGACAGACCTGGTGACCATGAACCCGTCGGTCATCCAGCGAGCCTTCGAGGACCTGGTGAACGAGACGTGGCgggagaagctgctgcagcGCCTGCACAGCCTCAACGGCAGCATCCTGTGGATCCCGGCGTTCATGGCCAAGGGGGGCAAGGAACGCGTGGAGTGGGTGAACGAGCTCATCCTGAAGCACCGCATCAACGTCAGGACTGCCTACCCCTCGCTGCGCCTGCTGCACGCTGTCCGAGG GTACTGGCTGACCAACAAGGTGCACATCAAGCGACCCACCACCGGCCTCCTCATGTACACCCTGGCCACTCGCTTCTGCAACCGCATCCACCTCTACGGCTTCTGGCCCTTCCCCCTGGACCAGAACCAGCACCCGGTCAAGTACCACTACTACGACAGCCTCAAGTACGGCTACACCTCGCAGGCCAGCCCCCACACCATGCCCTTGGAGTTCAAAGCCTTAAAGACTCTGCACCAGCAGGGAGCCTTGAAGCTGACTGTGGGGGAGTGTGATGGGGCCACCACGTAG
- the ST8SIA2 gene encoding alpha-2,8-sialyltransferase 8B isoform X3: MPLPCRGWTLALLTLLVGFLIFADISEIEEEEGSGSSGGRGTIRSAVNSLHSKSNRKQILKFLDAEKDISVLKGTLKPGDIIHYVFDRDSTMNVSQNLYELLPRTSPLKGKQFPSCAIVGNSGVLLSSGCGPEIDAHSFVIRCNLAPVQEYSQDVGMKTDLVTMNPSVIQRAFEDLVNETWREKLLQRLHSLNGSILWIPAFMAKGGKERVEWVNELILKHRINVRTAYPSLRLLHAVRGYWLTNKVHIKRPTTGLLMYTLATRFCNRIHLYGFWPFPLDQNQHPVKYHYYDSLKYGYTSQASPHTMPLEFKALKTLHQQGALKLTVGECDGATT; the protein is encoded by the exons ATGCCGCTGCCGTGCCGGGGCTGGACGCTGGCTTTGCTCACGCTGCTGGTCGGCTTCCTCATCTTCGCCGACATCTCCGAGatcgaggaggaggagggcagcgg GAGTTCTGGAGGCAGAGGTACAATCAGATCAGCTGTGAACAGCTTACATAGCAAATCTAATAG GAAACAGATCTTGAAGTTCCTGGATGCAGAGAAGGACATTTCGGTGCTGAAGGGGACGCTGAAGCCGGGGGACATCATCCACTACGTCTTTGACAGGGACAGCACCATGAACGTCTCTCAGAACCTGTACGAGCTGCTGCCCCGCACCTCGCCCCTCAAGGGCAAGCAGTTCCCCTCCTGCGCCATCGTGGGCAACTCGGGGGTCCTGCTCAGCAGTGGCTGCGGCCCCGAGATCGATGCACACAGCTTTGTGATCAG GTGCAACCTGGCCCCCGTCCAGGAGTACTCGCAGGACGTGGGCATGAAGACAGACCTGGTGACCATGAACCCGTCGGTCATCCAGCGAGCCTTCGAGGACCTGGTGAACGAGACGTGGCgggagaagctgctgcagcGCCTGCACAGCCTCAACGGCAGCATCCTGTGGATCCCGGCGTTCATGGCCAAGGGGGGCAAGGAACGCGTGGAGTGGGTGAACGAGCTCATCCTGAAGCACCGCATCAACGTCAGGACTGCCTACCCCTCGCTGCGCCTGCTGCACGCTGTCCGAGG GTACTGGCTGACCAACAAGGTGCACATCAAGCGACCCACCACCGGCCTCCTCATGTACACCCTGGCCACTCGCTTCTGCAACCGCATCCACCTCTACGGCTTCTGGCCCTTCCCCCTGGACCAGAACCAGCACCCGGTCAAGTACCACTACTACGACAGCCTCAAGTACGGCTACACCTCGCAGGCCAGCCCCCACACCATGCCCTTGGAGTTCAAAGCCTTAAAGACTCTGCACCAGCAGGGAGCCTTGAAGCTGACTGTGGGGGAGTGTGATGGGGCCACCACGTAG